Proteins from a genomic interval of Ramlibacter algicola:
- the glcF gene encoding glycolate oxidase subunit GlcF — protein MQTHLSPEFAGTDAGREAEAILRKCVHCGFCTATCPTYQVLGDELDGPRGRIYLIKQVLEGEQPTEKTQLHLDRCLTCRNCESTCPSGVDYGHLVDIGRRIVEEKVPRGAGSRALRWSLKEGLTSPVFGPAMKLGQAVRGLLPGVLKDKVPARRPGGAWPQRTHARKVLMLAGCVQPSMAPNINAATARVLDAAGIQAGIAGEAGCCGAVKFHLNDQEGGLAQMRRNIDAWWPSVERGEVEAIVMNASGCGVTVREYGHHLKYDAAYADKARRISELTRDLSELLPDLLPALRGQVKVPQGVLAYHPPCTLQHGQKLRGGVETNLRELGFDVRVAINESHLCCGSAGTYSVLHPDIAKSLRDRKLEHLGALDPVAVLSANIGCITHLQSGTGTPVRHWVEVLDEALACNS, from the coding sequence GTGCAGACCCACCTGTCCCCCGAGTTCGCCGGCACCGACGCCGGCCGCGAAGCCGAAGCCATCCTGCGCAAGTGCGTGCACTGCGGCTTCTGCACCGCCACCTGCCCGACCTACCAGGTGCTGGGCGACGAGCTCGATGGCCCGCGCGGTCGCATCTACCTGATCAAGCAGGTGCTCGAAGGCGAGCAGCCGACGGAGAAGACGCAGCTGCACCTTGACCGCTGCCTGACCTGCCGCAACTGCGAGAGCACCTGCCCGAGCGGCGTCGACTACGGGCACCTGGTCGACATCGGCCGCCGCATCGTGGAGGAGAAGGTGCCGCGCGGCGCCGGCTCGCGCGCGCTGCGCTGGTCGCTCAAGGAAGGCCTCACCTCGCCCGTGTTCGGCCCGGCGATGAAGCTCGGGCAAGCGGTGCGCGGCCTGCTGCCCGGCGTGCTGAAGGACAAGGTGCCGGCCAGGCGCCCCGGCGGCGCGTGGCCGCAGCGCACGCATGCGCGCAAGGTGCTGATGCTGGCCGGCTGCGTGCAGCCCTCGATGGCGCCGAACATCAATGCCGCCACCGCGCGCGTGCTCGATGCCGCCGGCATCCAGGCGGGGATCGCCGGCGAAGCAGGCTGCTGCGGCGCCGTGAAGTTCCACCTGAACGACCAGGAGGGCGGCCTGGCGCAGATGCGCCGCAACATCGACGCCTGGTGGCCCTCCGTCGAACGCGGCGAGGTCGAGGCGATCGTGATGAACGCGTCGGGCTGCGGCGTCACGGTGCGCGAGTACGGCCACCACCTGAAATACGACGCCGCGTATGCGGACAAGGCGCGCCGCATCAGCGAGCTCACGCGCGACCTGAGCGAACTGCTGCCCGACCTGCTGCCCGCGCTGCGTGGCCAGGTGAAGGTGCCCCAGGGCGTGCTGGCGTACCACCCGCCGTGCACGCTGCAGCATGGCCAGAAATTGCGCGGCGGCGTGGAGACCAACCTGCGCGAGCTGGGCTTCGACGTGCGGGTCGCGATCAACGAATCGCACCTGTGCTGCGGGTCGGCCGGCACCTACTCGGTGCTGCATCCGGACATCGCCAAGTCGCTGCGCGACCGCAAGCTGGAGCACCTGGGCGCGCTGGACCCCGTGGCAGTGCTATCCGCCAACATCGGCTGCATCACGCACCTGCAGTCGGGCACCGGCACGCCGGTGAGGCATTGGGTCGAAGTGCTGGACGAAGCGCTCGCCTGCAACAGTTGA
- a CDS encoding phasin family protein: MATSKRSTSTASTDADETQALGTTGAFAEASRQQMATAVESLGVMFRAAESLQQAQLHMAQRAALLHAQAAENIRKASSPVELVSIQSTLLLYEYQEAMRYWQELMGASAKAGAEMARRRAPREAADDGVATSPGAAMMGAAMSAAAPMADAFQQMFTAPLKAAQQAQQTH; this comes from the coding sequence ATGGCGACTTCCAAGCGTTCCACGTCCACCGCGTCCACGGATGCCGATGAAACCCAGGCCTTGGGCACCACCGGCGCGTTCGCCGAGGCGAGCCGGCAGCAAATGGCCACTGCTGTCGAATCCCTTGGCGTGATGTTCCGCGCTGCCGAGTCGCTGCAGCAGGCCCAGCTGCACATGGCGCAGCGCGCGGCGTTGCTGCACGCGCAGGCGGCCGAGAACATCCGCAAGGCCAGCAGCCCGGTGGAACTGGTGTCGATCCAGTCGACGCTGCTGCTGTACGAGTACCAGGAAGCGATGCGCTACTGGCAGGAGCTGATGGGGGCCTCGGCCAAGGCGGGGGCCGAGATGGCGCGCCGTCGCGCGCCCCGCGAGGCGGCCGACGACGGCGTGGCCACGTCGCCGGGCGCCGCGATGATGGGCGCCGCCATGAGCGCCGCAGCGCCGATGGCCGACGCGTTCCAGCAGATGTTCACGGCGCCGCTGAAAGCCGCGCAGCAGGCGCAGCAGACGCACTGA
- a CDS encoding glutathione peroxidase: MSTLHDFQVQGIDGQPVDLKQYAGKVVLVVNTASACGFTPQFGGLQKLYQQYVDRGLVVVGFPCNQFGSQDPGSNDEIAQFCERNYGVDFPMMSKVDVNGDKAAPLWKWLTTEAPGLLGSKAIKWNFTKFLVGKDGQVVKRYAPQEEPEKLARDIEAALAA; this comes from the coding sequence ATGAGCACCCTCCACGACTTCCAGGTCCAAGGCATCGACGGCCAGCCGGTGGACCTGAAGCAGTACGCCGGCAAGGTCGTCCTCGTCGTCAACACCGCCAGCGCCTGCGGCTTCACGCCGCAGTTCGGCGGGCTGCAGAAGCTGTACCAGCAGTACGTGGACCGCGGGCTGGTCGTCGTCGGCTTCCCGTGCAACCAGTTCGGTTCGCAGGATCCCGGCAGCAACGACGAGATCGCGCAGTTCTGCGAGCGCAACTACGGCGTCGACTTCCCGATGATGTCCAAGGTGGACGTCAACGGCGACAAGGCGGCGCCGCTGTGGAAGTGGCTGACCACCGAAGCGCCCGGGCTGCTGGGCAGCAAGGCGATCAAGTGGAACTTCACCAAGTTCCTGGTCGGCAAGGACGGCCAGGTCGTCAAGCGCTACGCGCCGCAGGAAGAGCCGGAGAAGCTGGCCAGGGACATCGAGGCCGCCCTGGCCGCCTGA
- a CDS encoding DMT family transporter produces the protein MVRIEGRVAPALALVANAFVWGVSWWPFRQLQAQGLHPLWATAFIYVVAIALLLAVQPHAWRAFGSHGQLWALMLAAGITNVGFNWAVTVGDVVRVVLLFYLMPAWSVLLAWPLLGERPTMAAIVRLALALVGLVVILHEPGMPLPVPRALPDLLALLGGFSFALTNILLRRLQDAPSVARVGAMFTGGALAASSAALLGMAQGAVPAPALVGIAGTALALVLTLGFLAGNACLQFGASRLPAQTTALVMLSEVLFASVSSVLLDAAELSSRTWAGGALIVAAAGWAAWASPRQGDSAQPQSAA, from the coding sequence ATGGTCCGCATTGAGGGGCGCGTAGCTCCCGCGCTGGCGCTGGTCGCCAACGCCTTCGTCTGGGGCGTGTCGTGGTGGCCGTTCCGCCAGCTGCAGGCGCAGGGCCTGCATCCGCTGTGGGCCACCGCCTTCATCTACGTCGTCGCCATCGCCCTGCTGCTCGCCGTGCAACCGCACGCCTGGCGCGCGTTCGGCTCGCACGGGCAACTGTGGGCGCTGATGCTCGCGGCGGGGATCACCAACGTCGGCTTCAACTGGGCGGTGACCGTCGGCGACGTCGTGCGCGTGGTGCTGCTCTTCTACCTGATGCCGGCATGGAGCGTGCTGCTGGCTTGGCCGCTGCTCGGTGAGCGGCCGACCATGGCGGCGATCGTACGGCTGGCGCTCGCGCTCGTTGGACTGGTGGTGATCCTGCACGAGCCCGGCATGCCACTGCCCGTGCCGCGCGCGCTGCCCGACCTGCTGGCGCTGCTGGGCGGCTTCAGCTTCGCGCTGACCAACATCCTGCTGCGGCGCCTGCAGGACGCGCCGTCCGTGGCGCGGGTCGGCGCGATGTTCACCGGCGGGGCGCTCGCGGCCAGCAGCGCGGCGCTGCTGGGCATGGCGCAGGGTGCGGTGCCGGCGCCTGCCTTGGTCGGTATTGCCGGCACGGCGCTCGCGCTGGTGCTGACGCTCGGGTTCCTGGCCGGCAATGCCTGCCTGCAGTTCGGCGCGTCGCGGCTGCCGGCGCAGACCACCGCGCTGGTCATGCTGTCCGAGGTGCTGTTCGCCAGCGTGTCGTCGGTCCTGCTCGATGCGGCCGAGCTGTCGTCGCGCACCTGGGCCGGCGGCGCGCTCATCGTGGCCGCCGCCGGATGGGCGGCTTGGGCCTCCCCTCGCCAAGGAGACTCCGCGCAGCCACAATCCGCCGCATGA
- the lplT gene encoding lysophospholipid transporter LplT: protein MKRGFYTIMAAQFFSSLADNALFVAAVELLKSGGAAEWQRAALVPMFALFYVVLAPFVGAYADARPKGYVMFVSNAIKVVGCLMMLFGTHPLMAYAIVGLGAAAYSPAKYGILTELLPASQLVKANGWIEGLTIASIILGILLGGQLVGHAMSTRLLALDFPIFDTGIDTPPEAAIAVVIFVYALAAWFNTRIPITGVEMRAMPRNPLELVPDFWSCNSRLWRDKLGQISLATTTLFWGVSGNLRYIILAWSAAALGYSTTQASSLSGVVALGTAVGAIVASVRMRLDMATSVMPLGIAMGVLVILMNFITNVWVAAPFLILLGALGGFLVVPMNALLQHRGHNLMGAGRSIAVQNFNEQACILGLGAFYSLSAGLGLSAFGAITAFGIVVASMMWLIQRWHASNLVKHKEEVDHLLRIARQDPAHGPH from the coding sequence ATGAAGCGCGGCTTCTACACGATCATGGCGGCGCAGTTCTTCTCGTCGCTGGCGGACAACGCGCTGTTCGTCGCGGCCGTGGAACTGCTGAAGTCGGGCGGCGCCGCCGAGTGGCAGCGCGCGGCGCTGGTGCCCATGTTCGCGCTGTTCTACGTGGTGCTGGCGCCGTTCGTGGGCGCGTACGCCGACGCGCGGCCCAAGGGCTACGTCATGTTCGTCAGCAACGCGATCAAGGTCGTGGGCTGCCTGATGATGCTGTTCGGCACCCACCCGCTGATGGCGTACGCCATCGTGGGCCTGGGCGCCGCGGCCTACTCGCCGGCCAAGTACGGCATCCTCACCGAGCTGCTGCCCGCGTCGCAGCTGGTCAAGGCCAACGGCTGGATCGAGGGCCTGACCATCGCGTCGATCATCCTGGGCATCCTGCTGGGCGGCCAGCTGGTGGGCCACGCGATGTCCACGCGCCTGCTCGCGTTGGACTTCCCGATCTTCGACACCGGCATCGACACACCGCCCGAAGCGGCCATTGCGGTGGTGATCTTCGTGTACGCGCTGGCGGCCTGGTTCAACACGCGCATCCCCATCACCGGCGTCGAGATGCGCGCGATGCCACGCAACCCGCTGGAGCTCGTGCCCGATTTCTGGTCCTGCAACTCGCGCCTGTGGCGCGACAAGCTGGGCCAGATCTCGCTGGCGACGACGACGCTGTTCTGGGGCGTGTCCGGCAACCTGCGCTACATCATCCTGGCCTGGAGTGCCGCGGCCCTGGGCTACAGCACCACGCAGGCCTCGTCGCTCAGCGGCGTCGTGGCGCTGGGCACCGCGGTCGGCGCCATCGTCGCGTCGGTGCGCATGCGGCTGGACATGGCCACCAGCGTGATGCCGCTGGGCATCGCGATGGGCGTGCTGGTGATCCTGATGAACTTCATCACCAACGTCTGGGTCGCCGCGCCGTTCCTGATCCTGCTGGGCGCGCTGGGCGGCTTCCTCGTCGTGCCAATGAATGCATTGCTGCAGCACCGTGGCCACAACCTGATGGGCGCAGGCCGCTCGATCGCCGTGCAGAACTTCAACGAGCAGGCCTGCATCCTGGGCCTGGGCGCGTTCTACAGCCTGTCGGCGGGCCTGGGCCTGTCCGCCTTCGGCGCGATCACCGCCTTCGGCATCGTGGTCGCCTCCATGATGTGGCTGATCCAGCGCTGGCACGCCAGCAACCTGGTCAAGCACAAGGAAGAAGTCGACCACCTGCTGCGCATCGCGCGCCAAGACCCGGCGCATGGTCCGCATTGA
- the alr gene encoding alanine racemase, which yields MPRPIQATIHPDALRANLERMRRAAPDAKVWAIVKANAYGHGIERVYEGLRGADGFALLDLAEAERVRALGWRGPILLLEGAFEARDLELCSRLNLWHAVHCEEQIDWLAAHKTHQPHRVFLKLNSGMNRLGFTPAAFRTAWVRLDALPQVDEISLMTHFSDSDAARGVAHQMRVFAEATKDLPGERTLSNSAAVLRHAQDANVRADWVRPGIAVYGSAPDFPEHAAAHWQLQPTMTLSSKLIGVQQLQAGDTVGYGSTFTADAPLRIGVVACGYADGYPRHCSTGTPILVEGVKTRLVGRVSMDMLTVDLAPVPNARIGSEVTLWGNGPKGTVQPIDEVARAGGTVAYELMCALAARVPVLVA from the coding sequence ATGCCGCGCCCGATCCAGGCCACCATCCATCCCGACGCCCTGCGGGCGAACCTCGAACGCATGCGCCGCGCCGCGCCCGACGCCAAGGTGTGGGCCATCGTCAAGGCCAACGCCTATGGCCATGGCATCGAGCGCGTGTACGAGGGCCTGCGGGGCGCCGACGGGTTCGCACTGCTGGACCTGGCCGAGGCCGAGCGCGTGCGCGCGCTGGGCTGGCGCGGGCCGATCCTGCTGCTGGAAGGCGCCTTCGAGGCGCGCGACCTCGAACTCTGTTCGCGGCTGAACCTGTGGCATGCCGTGCACTGCGAGGAGCAGATCGACTGGCTGGCCGCGCACAAGACGCACCAGCCGCACCGCGTATTCCTCAAATTGAACTCCGGGATGAACCGCCTGGGCTTCACGCCGGCCGCCTTCCGCACGGCCTGGGTGCGGCTGGACGCGCTGCCGCAGGTCGACGAGATCTCGCTGATGACGCACTTCAGCGATTCCGATGCGGCGCGCGGCGTGGCGCACCAGATGCGGGTCTTCGCCGAGGCGACGAAGGACCTGCCCGGCGAGCGCACGCTGTCCAACAGCGCCGCCGTCCTGCGCCACGCCCAGGACGCCAACGTCCGCGCCGACTGGGTGCGCCCCGGCATCGCGGTGTACGGCAGCGCGCCCGACTTCCCCGAGCACGCCGCCGCCCACTGGCAGTTGCAGCCGACGATGACGCTGTCGTCGAAGTTGATCGGGGTGCAGCAATTGCAGGCGGGGGACACGGTGGGCTACGGATCCACCTTCACCGCCGACGCGCCGCTGCGCATCGGCGTCGTGGCGTGTGGGTATGCGGACGGCTACCCGCGCCACTGTTCGACCGGCACGCCGATCCTGGTCGAGGGCGTGAAGACGCGGCTGGTGGGGCGCGTGAGCATGGACATGCTGACCGTCGACCTCGCGCCGGTGCCGAATGCGCGCATCGGCAGCGAGGTGACGCTGTGGGGAAACGGGCCGAAGGGGACCGTGCAGCCGATCGATGAAGTGGCGAGGGCGGGCGGGACCGTGGCCTATGAGTTGATGTGTGCACTGGCGGCGCGGGTGCCGGTGCTGGTCGCCTAG